The following is a genomic window from Campylobacter concisus.
ACGCGTTTTACGATCTTTACAGAGCTTAGTCCGTGAAGTTTTAAAGGGTTATTTGTGAGTAAATTTACCTCTTTTATGCCGTAGTGATTTAAGATAAAATCAACCACTTCATACGTCCTCTCATCAGCCTTAAAACCTAGCTGGTGATTAGCCTCAATGGTGTCAAAGCCCTTATCTTGCAGGCTATAAGCATTTATTTTATTTAAAAGCCCGATATTTCTGCCCTCTTGACGCAGGTAGATGACCATGCCACCATTTTCTTCGATATATTTCAGGCTCGCTTCAAGCTGGTCGCGGCAGTCGCACTTTAGGCTTCCGATCGCATCGCCAGTTAGGCATTCGGAGTGAATTCTAAGATTTACAACTTCGCTCAAAGGTTCTTTGTAGATCACGAGGTGCTCTTTTGACCCTTCTTTGAAGGCTTGAACCTTATAAGTGCCAAATCTTGATGGTAGGTTTGCCGCGTTTGAAATTTCTATTTTCATTTTAAATTTACTCCAACTGTGCTAAACTAGCTAAAAATCACGCATTTTAACAAAGAAAAGGCAAAAATATGTTTAAACGTTTTAGAAGATTAAGAATAAATCCAGCTTTAAGAGACATGGTAAGAGAGACTAGCCTTAGCGTAAATGACTTCATTTATCCGCTCTTTGTAGTTGAGGGCAAAGGCGTTAAAAACGAGATCGCTTCAATGCCAGGCGTCTATCAAATGAG
Proteins encoded in this region:
- the ribA gene encoding GTP cyclohydrolase II, which encodes MKIEISNAANLPSRFGTYKVQAFKEGSKEHLVIYKEPLSEVVNLRIHSECLTGDAIGSLKCDCRDQLEASLKYIEENGGMVIYLRQEGRNIGLLNKINAYSLQDKGFDTIEANHQLGFKADERTYEVVDFILNHYGIKEVNLLTNNPLKLHGLSSVKIVKRVPIVIKPNKFNESYLKVKKEQMGHIL